The Pedobacter ginsengisoli region CAAAATTTGCAGACTATACCGAGATAGTAAAGAAGATCGCGAAGATCTTTTTCAGGAAATTGCCTATCAATTATGGAAGTCTTTTGCCTCTTATAAAGGTGAAGCAAAGATAAGCACCTGGATGTATCGTATTGCACTTAATACTGCGATTGCCTCATTCCGAAAAAAGAAACTTAATGTTGAATATCGACCAGAATTACCAGAGCTGCCTTATTTTGAAGAGAGTGATGAATATCAGATTCGACAAGAAAGGCTATTTGCTGTATTAAAGCAACTAAATGAAAGTGAAAAGGCCATAATTACCCTTTACCTTGATGAGCTTAGTTACAAGCAGATCGCGGAAATAATTGGTATAAATGAAAATAATTTAGGAGTTAAACTCAATAGAATTAAACTAAAAATTCAAAAACTTATAATCAGGTAAATATGGAACTCGATCAACTAAAATCCGCCTGGAATGCTATCCAAACACCGGTTAAAACTAATAACGAACTTAGTGCTATGCTTATAGAAAGTAAGCACCCGGTACTAAAAGATATTCGAAAACAGTTTGCAATAGAGATTGTAGGCTGGTGTGCATTTCTTGTTTGTTATTACACCATGTTTGATGGTGATCAGAAACCTCTTTTAATAAACATATTACTTATTGTATCTATGTTATTTGCTCTTATTCACAATGTTTCTGGCTATAGTTTTGCGAAATATCTCGTTAACGGGAGTACAATTGTATCTTCTTTAGAAAGATATCTATCTAAGGTAAGGGCTTACGCTGTGGTTTCAGTACTTTCCAGAATTATCCTTATGACAGGTTTTCTAACTTTTTTTACCTACAATATCAGCTTGACCACAAGCAAATACATTTTATTGGCTGTAGTGATTATTATATTTTTGATTCAGTTAGGCTGGCTATCCCAGTTATGGGCAAAAAGACTTAAGATTCTTACCACGACGATTAAAGATTTTACTTCTGAAGGCAGTAATTAATAGAACAAGGGGTATAAAGAATCGTCTTAAACGGGAGTAAAAAGAAAAGGGTTAATTATCTTATTTAAAGATGATTAACCCTTTTTAATTTATAAAATGAGTTGATTAACTAATTTTAACATTAATTGCGTTTAAGCCTTTTTTACCTTGCTCAACGTCGTAGCTAACTGAATCATTCTCACGAATTCTATCAATTAAGCCTGAGGCGTGTACAAAGATTTCAGCATCACCATTAGCTGGTACGATAAATCCAAAACCTTTTGTTTCATTGAAAAACTTTACTGTTCCTTGTTGCATTATATTGTAATTAAATTATTTCCAAAGGTAATTTTAATTTATTGAAAAACAGTAAGATATTGCAATATTATGGCAATAAAATTTTAAAGTAGCTATTTTTACTTTTTTGAAGTTAGCAGAATAGCTACCCCTGCCACTAAAATAATACCTCCAACATAAGGAGGCCAGTTAACACTTTTTTCTTTATCGGCTGATACCTGAATAGGGCCTGCATCTATAATTTTTTCTTTTTTTGTATATGTAAATCCTGTCCAAATCAGCATAACAACACCCAAAATTATCATTACTAATGCTATTGTTTTATTCATGGCTAGTTTTATTTGTCCGTTATACAACAGACCAGCAGATCAAAAGTTTGAATATAAATTAGCTGATTAGTAATCTTTTTAAAATCAGCTTACGTAACAAAGTAATGTTATAGAGCTTGTATTCGCAAAGTTTACAGCCTTTATGATTAAATTGCCGCAATAATTTCAAACTCATGAATAACCTATTTCTAAAAACAGTTGCTATTGTATTATTTTTTGTAGCTAGGGTAAATACTTCTAATGCACAACAACTTCCTTCTGCTAAGTTACAGAGTAATCCATGGACCAAAAATCAACTTATGGAACCTTCTGTTTTAGCAAAAATGATTGAAAAAGGACAGAAAATCCGTATTTATAATATCGGTGTTGTTGAAGATATAAAGGGCGCTACCCATCTTGGAGCTGCCAGCGAAAAGCAAAACGTTGAAAAGTTAAGCAAGGTATTAAAGGGACTTCCAAAAAATGAAACGATTGTGGTGTATTGTGGCTGCTGCCCAATGGATAAATGCCCAAATATCAGACCCGCTTTTAAAGCATTAAATGATCAAAAGTTTACCAAAGCATATTTGTTAAATTTAACAGTCAATTTAAAAACAGAATGGATTAACAAAGGTTATCCACTTGCTCAGCCTGTTAAATAAACTGTATTTATTTTTGTTTCTTTAAGGAAGTTTTTTTCCTGTTTTCAATTGCCCGGTATGCTGTTATTCTAGAAATTATTTCTACCGGGAGTGGTTTGTTTAGTGGAAATTTTATAGTTCCCTTGGATAATTCGTAACCAGATAGCTGATCTTTAAACTCGGTTATTCCACCTGGACCGGGATAAAAACCAATGTGATTCTTGTAGCCTCCAAAATGCACTAAATTGCCATTTAAAAATAATGTTGGAATGCCATAACTGATTTTTTCTTCAGCATCGGGTGCCACATCGTTTACTATTTTTCTAAACTCTTGTAAAACATGCTGTACCTCATCAGGAAAAGCTGAAATATAGTCATCAATTGTTGTCGGTTTATCGTTTTTTATCATAACATAAGGCATGTGTCTAATCAAAAATACAAATAAAAGTTTGTCGTCAAATATTTGCTATATTAGTTCTTAAAAAAGAAATGGTTCGAAAATTAGGTGCAGCTACTACGCTTATATTGTGCTTGATAACTTTGCTTGTTCAAGCTCAGACTACAACATCGTTAACTGTTATAACTCCCACCACTGCTTTATCTCATTATCTGAATAATGCTGATAACACCTTTAAATGGGAGTTGAAGGATTCTTATGATCTTGATGATGTTACTGTATTTACCATTTTACTTACTTCGCAAAAGTGGAGAGAATACACCTGGACACATCAGCTTAGCATAATGGTTCCAAAAGAAAATAAATATGATGGAGCTTTACTGTTTATTACAGGCGGCAGCGTAGATAAAGAAGGGCTGCCAAACTGGAGCCAAAAGGGGGATGGCCTGATTAAAACTTTTGGTGAAATAGCAAGAGAAAATAGGGCTGTAGTAGCCGTACTGAAGCAAACTCCAAATCAGCCTCTTTATAACAATTTAACTGAAGATGCTTTAATATCTTATACACTTCACAATTTTAAGAAAGATGGCGACTACAGCTGGCCATTGCTATTTCCTATGGTTAAGTCGGCAAAAAGTGCGATGGATGCTGTTCAGGAATTCTCAAAACAAAAATTGCATCATACCATCAATAGATTTGTTGTATCAGGAGCATCAAAACGTGGCTGGACAACATGGCTTACCGGCGCTGTTGATAAGCGTGTAACTGCAATTGCTCCTATGGTTATTGATATGCTGAATATGCCTGTAAGTATGAACTATCAAATAAAAGTTTGGAAAGATTACAGCATTCAGATAGAGGATTATGTTAAACTTGGCCTTGTTCAGGATCTGGGTACCGGAAGTACCAATAATTTAACAACTATGATTGATCCTTATGCTTATCGTAAGTCACTAACAATGCCAAAAATGATTTTAATGGGCACTAATGATGAATATTGGCCAATTGACAATATAAAAAACTATTACGACAGTATTCCGGGACAAAACTTAATTCATTATATCCCAAATGTGGGCCATGGGTTGGGTGATGGTAAGGAGGCCATGACTACCTTAAGTTCATTCTTTGGACTTACTATGTCTAAATCATCA contains the following coding sequences:
- a CDS encoding RNA polymerase sigma factor; protein product: MREQSFVQLIHEHQGIIHKICRLYRDSKEDREDLFQEIAYQLWKSFASYKGEAKISTWMYRIALNTAIASFRKKKLNVEYRPELPELPYFEESDEYQIRQERLFAVLKQLNESEKAIITLYLDELSYKQIAEIIGINENNLGVKLNRIKLKIQKLIIR
- a CDS encoding cold-shock protein; the encoded protein is MQQGTVKFFNETKGFGFIVPANGDAEIFVHASGLIDRIRENDSVSYDVEQGKKGLNAINVKIS
- a CDS encoding iron chaperone; translation: MIKNDKPTTIDDYISAFPDEVQHVLQEFRKIVNDVAPDAEEKISYGIPTLFLNGNLVHFGGYKNHIGFYPGPGGITEFKDQLSGYELSKGTIKFPLNKPLPVEIISRITAYRAIENRKKTSLKKQK
- a CDS encoding PhoPQ-activated pathogenicity-related family protein, encoding MVRKLGAATTLILCLITLLVQAQTTTSLTVITPTTALSHYLNNADNTFKWELKDSYDLDDVTVFTILLTSQKWREYTWTHQLSIMVPKENKYDGALLFITGGSVDKEGLPNWSQKGDGLIKTFGEIARENRAVVAVLKQTPNQPLYNNLTEDALISYTLHNFKKDGDYSWPLLFPMVKSAKSAMDAVQEFSKQKLHHTINRFVVSGASKRGWTTWLTGAVDKRVTAIAPMVIDMLNMPVSMNYQIKVWKDYSIQIEDYVKLGLVQDLGTGSTNNLTTMIDPYAYRKSLTMPKMILMGTNDEYWPIDNIKNYYDSIPGQNLIHYIPNVGHGLGDGKEAMTTLSSFFGLTMSKSSYPVCTWKSSQSNKGVKVSIKTTADKLIDVTLWYADSPDLDFRNDKWESRKLDVKPKSEINAFETYPNSGYKAFYVDLKYKDSKGGQYVESTRVFMVNDKELL